In Candidatus Methylacidiphilales bacterium, the genomic window TCATCACCAAACAAATTCAACCCGACCTATGCTTCACCCTCCGTTTCATCCAGCTCCGCCCCATCTGCCCAGAAGAATGGTCCCTCCTCGACCTCACCCTAAAATTCATCGCCCATTATGCCGCCATCGGCGCCAAAACCGTCCTCAAACCCTCCGATGAGCAAGACCGCGCCGACATCGACCACCACAAAGACTACGGCCTCATCACCCTCGAAACCTCCCCCAACCTCGGCACCCCCGGCAAAACACTAAATGACCTCAAGCAATACCTCCAACCATCCCGTTGGCACCACTCCTTCAACGACTCAGCCTTCTCCTGGGCCTCTTTAAAAAATTTCTGGTTCGTCAAAGAAAAATACCTCACCCGAATCGATTCCGACACCTCCACCTTCAATCGCCTCCTTGGCATCCCCGAAAAAAAGCCTAACGCAAGATTCAGATGGCAAGAATCGCAAAATGATGGCAAGAATTCCTGGCTTGCGGGTGATATACGGCAAAGCAAAAAAGTCTTCAGCTTCAAAACCCCAGGCCACGCCCGCACATACGGCTTCGCT contains:
- the cmr1 gene encoding type III-B CRISPR module RAMP protein Cmr1, producing the protein MPPSLTSSPHNTQTTQPTTTLPSPLHFDWTFTAVTSIYTGNVNREPLRLIPTGILGSIRWWFEVIVRGLGGKPCDPTDSSHCPDPNKKPKDPRHHCVVCELFGCTNWSRKFRLLILDNNQKIITKQIQPDLCFTLRFIQLRPICPEEWSLLDLTLKFIAHYAAIGAKTVLKPSDEQDRADIDHHKDYGLITLETSPNLGTPGKTLNDLKQYLQPSRWHHSFNDSAFSWASLKNFWFVKEKYLTRIDSDTSTFNRLLGIPEKKPNARFRWQESQNDGKNSWLAGDIRQSKKVFSFKTPGHARTYGFAQDDKHFGSIKDTLEEIWNRNFKILRGEQILDTLLSQSTPSH